A window of Gossypium hirsutum isolate 1008001.06 chromosome D13, Gossypium_hirsutum_v2.1, whole genome shotgun sequence genomic DNA:
TTGCACTCAGTAATACAACCATCTCTAGATTGTAAAGGGGAGACAACCAAGCAAATCTAAGTTCAGATTATTGTTAGTGTCCTTTGAAATTGCTAACATTTACGTTTATCGAAACTAGTTATCACCGACACACGAAATGCGTATCAGTGATATTGTTAGTTGTAAAGGGGAGACAACCAAGCAAATCTAAGTTCATATTATTGTTAGTGTCCTTTGGAATTGCTAACATTTATGTTTATCGAAACTAGTATCACCAACACATGAAATGCATATCAGTGATATTACATCTGAAAATGACAATTACAGATAGAGATATTGCTTCTATTTCAATTTAAAGAATTAACAATAGTCTTACaaagtttaatggtagaatagaAGTTGAATACAAGTTAAATAGAATGGTAGAATAGAAGTACAACAAAACAGAACAACTTTTTCTTGTATAAGAGAATAACAACAAAATTTGAATCAATGAACTCTAATAGATCCCTCCCTCCATCCCAGTAACTTAAGTGGCCAAGTGGCTGATTAGACCACATTGTTACATTATACAGGAGATAATAGTGTTAAGCATAATCCACACAAATAACTACTTATTAAACACAAAGTTAGGAATTTGATTTTCTATAAAGTTGGTATCACCACTGATACCTTAAGAGTAACCCAAAAGATTGGCCTAGAACTCATTTGGATTTTAAACTTGTTTATTTGGAAACCTATTTTACAAATGAGGACCAATGAACTTCACTGTTTTATGCAGCTAGCATACTATTCCACTTAAACTGGACTAAAAGAACTTTGAAACACTTACAATACATTTGAGGGAAACAATTTTACCTTCGAGTGGACTCGAAGCATTTTGGGCTGCTTGTCCATTTTGCCCATTCTGTCCATTCTCTTCCGAGAGAGGGGATCCGGAGTGATTGCTATCAATCAACTTTGATGAACTTCCCACAAACTTGTCCTGCTGTTGGGGATCATCAGGACAAGGAGTTGCAGGCAAGAAACATAACTCATCCTGTGACATATCAGAATCACTGAACGGATCCTTCTCCACTGTCACAATATCAACTTCATCATCTTCATTTATATCAGATTCTTTCACCTGCACCAATAAGAATATTTTAGAAACAAAAAAGTCAATCAAAATATTCACACACAATCTGTTTTACATCACCTTTTCGGTTTCAGGCACCAGATCAAATTCATCTTCTCGTTCTACATACTCCTCATTTTCTTCAAGCTCTTTGAAATCAGGAGCAAATGCACTCCAGTTTTCAGTGTAGTCTTTAGCCCAAATATAAACCAAGCCAGTCAAGGAAACAGAGACAATAATAGGGTGGACAGGATGCCACGCTAAATCAATCAGTTGTTCCTTTGGACCTTCAAGGATCTTTACAAGATGACCAGCCCTGTCCCATATGTAGATCTTATGCTCTCCTTTGCTAGCAGAAGCAGATATTACCCACTCACCGTCACCACTAAAACAAGGTGCTTTCCAATGTGTCTTCGTGATTGAATCCTGAAACTCTCGAAAAAGAACTAAGCATTTGAATCCAACAGCCTTCACATTCTCAAGAGTATCTTCCTCTTTGATGGTCTTATTAAGGTCATGAAGAGCTCCAAGCCCATCTTTCAAAGGCAGAATATTTTCATAAATCCTGATAATTCGATCACTTGAATTAGTAAGGAGATACTGCCCATTTCTGCTGAAAACAATGTTCTTGACAACAGCGCCACTAGAAATTGGAACCATAGCAAGCACTTTAACGTTTTTGTGATCAATTATAAGTATTTCACCTTTGGAGTTCCCCACATATACCAGATCTCCATTCTTGTTAAAGCATGCGGCCGTCAATGTGTAAGGAGCTCCATCAGGGAACTTGTTGCGTGAAGGAGGAGCAACACCATTTCCCATATCAGGAATGGTGACTGGGAGTGCAGTTGTATCTCCAGTACTGAAGTCAACAATCACTGGAGCAGATGACAGGGGGCAAGCTAAGCAGACAGATGGCATTGAAGAACCAGGATGTAAACGAGCTTGTAGAGGCGTTTGTTGCAGAACGATACGTGTAACCTTCTGACCACTAACTACATCCCAAAGTGTTAATGACTTGTCAGCGGCAGACACTAGAATTCTATGACCATACTTTGACCAGCAGACACTTGTTATAGCAGCGGAACAGTCTCTATCCTTAAGCTCCTTTGCAATGCCCCGGGTCTCAAAATCCCAAATAACACAACTTCCATCAGAGCATCCAGCTGGCATAAAATGCAAAAACCACAAAGATATATCAGTTGGTAAATAATCCCAGTGAATTGCAAATAACAAATACTTTAAAATATCATGACCAGGAATTCGTCATACTTTCCCCAGCCAACTAAATAAcacacttatcaacttaaacaGAAATCaggaaacataaataaattaaagaaaacccagaaacaaaatcgaaaatgaagaaaaagatgcCACATTTGATGGGATTTCCTTAGTTTGTAAACTGTGTAACGTTATTAACAATTACCTATGGGTTTTCGTTCCCttcttcaaattttattaaataatagaaaCTAACTAAGCCTTGACCCCCAAAAATACCTTAATTGCGACTCAAATTAGCTCAATTCGCTAGGAAAAACGCACCCAAAATAGCTCTTAATCAAAGACCCTCAACATTCATAGCagcaattttcattttttcttttctttttttaaatagcagagagagagagagagagagataccGGCGAGAAGGGTACCACGGCGATTAAAGGCAATGCATTTCATAAGCCCATGCTCCAAATACTCTTCTATAACCTCTGGAAAATCCCCTTGCAATGGATCTTCCAGAATCCAGACAAAACCCAATGTCAAAAaacagaaaataattaaaaaaatcatttaaagagAGGGAAAAAGAGAAGAGGTGGTACCAATAATCGGGGCATTCATCTTCTTCTACTGCGTTTTACCGTGCTTGAAGCTGCAACTGAGACAGACACCCTAAGTTGTAAAAAGGAGCAAAACGAAGACAAATTGAATAAAccctttgtttcttttcttcgaTTTCGAGTAGAAGAACAGAACCTGAATCCCACTAGGAAacaaaattttgaagaaataaaagggattaaatagGGAGGGAAATCCTCTGAAAGAACATACATTTATTGCGccaagtatatatattataggtCGATAAAATacttttttggttaaaatatgggataaggacctttacttttcGTAAATCCGGTCCTTTTACTTTTAGTTCTTctatttttttagatttcaaaatttaggtctaattgctaatattgttaattttttttgttaaatttatatttattataatgtcattttttttaattagatggTCATCAAGAgagtattcttttttattttaaaatgtcaagtcaacaaatttaacaaaaaaaaatttatatttacaactagacttaaattttgaaatttgaagtgtAGAAAgactaaaatcttaaaaataaatgtacggagactaaattttaaatttataaagcgTACAAGGACTTCTGGggcattttaactttttttataataattttagataaaatattAGGCTTTAgacaaaagggaaaaataaaccGGTGAGTTTAAACTTCAAATAAGAACTGGGCTTGGTTTTTTTTATGTGTGTTTCACCTTTGATACATTGAGCTAGAAATTCCCAAGGGTGGCTGGAGAGCCATGAGTTTAGCCAACACTGGATTAACCTCATCATGACTTGTGTGGGTTCAGTGAGCTTTCAAGTGCTCTTGAATGGGCAAATTAGAAGTCTAAATACTTGGATACAAGGGGCAGGCTTACTATGATCAAATCTACCTTGCCCAACATTCCCCTTTTATCAGTGTGCTTGCATTTTACGGTCGATCTGGAATCATAGAAATAAGGTGTGCTTTAAGGGACATAACTCGAACCCGTATGACACTCTGATGATGGCTAAAGATATGATATCAACGTGTGAAACAGCCTTTGGTGCTTCTTCAAGACAACAACACGAACACCCGAGGCAGGAGCAAGAGGTTCCTTCACCAATGGCAATTATCAAGCCCGATCTTATGTATGAAGCCCTGTTGTATTGCAAGTGTGGACCAATTAATGATACTGGTGCTGCTTGTATTATCAGAACAACGAGGCAACAGCAACCTGTTTGTCTTAATTCCGCAGAAACATAGACCAAGAGGATGGCTTCTCTTACACCCAAGTCAAAAACTAGCTATAGATGGACAAAGCTCCcttatagttttttttctttgatgTTTTTAGGTGTATGTATTCTCCTTGGTTTGTGCTAATGCTACATTGTAGCTTTATTTGAGGCCACTAAGGCTCGATTTGATTGGAAGATTATCTTTGAGGGGTTTACTCTTTTGAGAGAAAACTTCGAAGTGTCATTGCCGAATAGTTGACCGAACCTCCAACAATCAAAGACCTTGTCTCTGTGTTGAGTTTTGTCCCTAGCCTCCGCGGAGAACTATGTACGGTTCATAGAGGGGAGTGTCTCGGTTGGTGGTACCTACAAGACTTGAGAGAAGTGTTAGTATTGTGCGCGAGAATAATTATGAAGTTAGTTAAGCGCATGGCGACTTGAATCGTTGGCCTTAGGCTTATAATCCTCTTACTTGCAACCAAGGTACCACTTGAGTCCCAAGTCTTGCAAGTACCACCAACCGAGGCTCTCACAGAGGCTGGGGACAAAGCCTCGATAAGAGGACAATACTTCCGGTTGTTAGGGATTCTTCAACTGCTCGATAAACGACACTCCGGATACTTCTTTTAAAGAAGCCGACCCCTCAACAAAATTGATTTTTGgtaattatatgaaaaaaagtaaattttgttttaattgttGAAAGCTCTTTGGTGAGCTACCTTCTTTTAATCGCTTGGTACATAAGTTATCAAAATGTAATATTTGAGTGAACTGAGATTGGGATTAAACAAAAAGACCAAAAGGAGaaatttttaccttttctttttggtccctctttctcttttcattttaattaaattaaagaaaggaaataCATGCATAACATATATATTGAATCTTTGGCATATCCATCCACCACCAAAGTCCCAACAATCCCAACTCTTAACCCCAAAATGAAAAACCATCACAAGAAACTGAGGTTGTTGAGGAATCACCAACTTCAACACAACTTGCCTCATCCGACAAGCATTTTCGGCCCACTGCATTTTTGTTATTCCCTAAATCGAATAACGAATCGACATTATCCTCAAACCCCATATCATCGAACACGTTCGGAAACTCCGGAGAAAAAAACGATGTCAACCCTGAATCCATGCAGAAACTCCATGCTAGCTCGTTGCCATCGGTCGTCTCCGTTCCCACCATTGTCGTCGCATTATCGTTGCATAGAGGCAGCTGCATTTGCATGTTCTGAAAATGTTGATGTTCATCAGCAGCTTCATATCCTTGTTGCGGTTGTTGTTCGACTTCTATTGGTCCAACTTCAACCGAGCTGGGACTTTGTTCGGGCGTTGGATCGAGATATAAAATCCCTTTCTCCTTCAAACGTTCAACGTAATGGCTAATATCAAAATTGGTGACGGCATTGACTCCCCTATATTCCAATGCTGCCATATCATATGCTGCGGCAGCTTCCTCTTCTGTGTCTTTCAAAACAAATGAGaaaaacatgaataaattaataaaagaaattcaaattaGTCCATCTAAATATTTCCTTGGggagtaaaattaaaaaaagaatccATTATACAACTATTCTTTTAATTGcatggattttttattttaaaatgtcacatcaataaatttaacaagaaaaattaattatattaataattagacctgaatttcaaaatttaaaaaaataggactaaatttctaaaaataaaaatatagagactaaattataaatttatgaaaagtacATATACTTATAACATACTTTAACCTTAATTTAATCAGTACCGGCCACTGTAATTAGGCACGTGATATCTGCTCGTATTGACTGACTAAAGATTTAAGTGGGAAGGTGATTGTCACGTGCCATTATTTTTGTGCCATAATATATGGTTGTAAATTAAGGCTAGTCAAATatactatttattaattttaaatattaaaataataaaaaaatttaagtattaaattaaacattaaactaaatttaagtatcaaatgatatatttaccctaataattataattaaataatcaaattaataattaaagccaaacaaaaataattacaaaaaattcacacatcataaatttcaaccaaaataattttttacaaaaacctctattcatagtataaatattatttaatatttattttttaaaaattgctgTCACTACATTTAGCAAAAACTACCCACTAATTTTTCACATTAAaagaatgtaattttttttctaacttctTTTTATCGATATTTTCGCTAGGTAAATCTATCCATGGCTCGGGTAATTTTCCGAACTCGATAAGCTTGGCCTGATTAATGTtgagtttggataaaaaaatgtTTGGGGTAAATTTGATTTGacctaaattcaatttaattgataattttttttaaaatttttgaacaataAAACGAACTTTTTAAATCAACCGACCAAATCGAAAATAAGTctagaattaaatttttttaaaaaaattgaactccATGAACAAAACTAATTATAATTCTATTCAAACTAATAAAAGTAATGAGAGAGAAGCTTACTATAAGTTCCTAAATAGAGGTATTTGTTCCCAAAAACTCGACCAATTCGTGCTTCCCATCTCCCATTGTGGTGATGCCTGCTAATGaaacaattatatatttttcaactctaataaaaataaatgataataattgCGTTCACACGGAATCATTAAATTTcgcaaataaaattaaagatgTAGTTAAaaggatttaaaaaataatttttttttgtaacgtATAGAAAATTTCACGAGCGGTTAATTGAACGGGACTTAAGTAACGTTTTATATGAAAATGGAGAGTAGACCCATTATCTTTCGTTTAGGGTTTTAATTCAACTCGATTTTAAATTTATCGGGAGATAAAACTAACCTAGCAACCCCGCGGTACTTCGAAATTCCTCTCGAAAATCCGCTGCTCCGCCGCCGTAAGGATGCCAAATACTCTTCCTTTGATACCTTGTTCATTTCTTCAATCTCTTTTCCATATCTCTCTACCTGCATAGCAAtaagaacattttacaaataatcctTGTGAGTGTACCAtaatctaattattattattatttgaataccGGAAAATTCAAGGTGGTTTCCGGCCCCCAATACTTGAGTGCTGCGAGATCATAGGTTCTAGCTGCATCTTCCTCACTATCATAAGCCCCTACACATAAATATCCCATTTCcccttaaattaataaaataaaataaaataaaataaaaaattatttaaaaaagggGAGTGGACTGAAAATGAAGCACTTACCCAAATAAACTGAAGGAGGAGACAAAAGTGTAAATGCATGTTCGAAACAAGGAATAACAAAAAACACAGTCAGTATTCTGACTAGAAACTGaaacaaaaccataaattaaaaaagaaaattttaattaattgaaatttatttatttatttatttaccttgCCTTCCCTTCTTGTTTTGAATGCTGTTCCATGATGTCTTGTCCCAAAGGTGAGCCTCAAATCTCCCAGTCCATCTATGTCTGAAAAATGTTGAATGTTTTATggatcaaatatatatatcagacatgcaaaattaaccaaaaacccaacgtttttttttataaaaacaaaacaaaacacacaaaaaaaaaaacctggtgACTCCTCTGTAAATGGAGCTTCTTCTGCTAGTGTTAGCATTACTGGAGATGCATTTCTGGTTTTGATTCTTTCTTACCCTTTTACCCTTGGGTTTCTCTGATATCACTGATACAACATTTTGAGGAGACTCAGatgaggatgatgatgatgataatgatgatgatgatggtgatgatggtGATGAAGGTGAGGCTATGGAAGAATTAGAGGAAGAAGAACAAGTTGAAgaccttttcatttttttttttttgttcttttctatACAAAGTGAGTATAGGCTTAGGAGATTGGCTTTAGCAACATAATGAGAAGAGGTTGTTTCTTTGGTGATATTctacttatttatatatatatacacacacatatttatgatatatgattttgggttatggAGGTCCCAAAAGTTGTTTACCAAAAGGAGGAGTTAGGAGCGAAAAGAAAAAGATTTATCTgtaaaaatttgagatttagtctttatatttaaaaaaaaattaatctattaattaattttatttgtacaaaatttatcaatttatattCAGGGACGaagtcagaaaattattttagggggccgaaattaatttttaatttttaataacctatatatttataaattttaaagtattaaatcaaaattttatcatttttagaggggtcaaatataattttatctttactaatttaaaatttttaaatttttaaaggacctaaatggataattttctattttaggaggGTTGAGGCCCCTACCAGCCCCTTAGATGCGCCATTGTTTATacttatatttaagtttttgattgagttgatgtcaGTTGAGGATATTTTTCCATATATAAAGTAAGTTATAATATTACGagagtaatttttttatatttttgtataaaacaataaaaatttaattatattgagATTTGAAccatgataaaataaattttaaatatataattaacatTATCATGTTAATCtgattttaaaatcaaatttttgctATATAAATGTGTTCACCCACATCGATGTCATATTG
This region includes:
- the LOC107935489 gene encoding ethylene-responsive transcription factor WRI1 isoform X1, translating into MKRSSTCSSSSNSSIASPSSPSSPSSSSLSSSSSSSESPQNVVSVISEKPKGKRVRKNQNQKCISSNANTSRRSSIYRGVTRHRWTGRFEAHLWDKTSWNSIQNKKGRQVYLGAYDSEEDAARTYDLAALKYWGPETTLNFPVERYGKEIEEMNKVSKEEYLASLRRRSSGFSRGISKYRGVASRHHHNGRWEARIGRVFGNKYLYLGTYNTEEEAAAAYDMAALEYRGVNAVTNFDISHYVERLKEKGILYLDPTPEQSPSSVEVGPIEVEQQPQQGYEAADEHQHFQNMQMQLPLCNDNATTMVGTETTDGNELAWSFCMDSGLTSFFSPEFPNVFDDMGFEDNVDSLFDLGNNKNAVGRKCLSDEASCVEVGDSSTTSVSCDGFSFWG
- the LOC107935489 gene encoding ethylene-responsive transcription factor WRI1 isoform X2 → MKRSSTCSSSSNSSIASPSSPSSPSSSSLSSSSSSSESPQNVVSVISEKPKGKRVRKNQNQKCISSNANTSRRSSIYRGVTRHRWTGRFEAHLWDKTSWNSIQNKKGRQVYLGAYDSEEDAARTYDLAALKYWGPETTLNFPVERYGKEIEEMNKVSKEEYLASLRRRSSGFSRGISKYRGVARHHHNGRWEARIGRVFGNKYLYLGTYNTEEEAAAAYDMAALEYRGVNAVTNFDISHYVERLKEKGILYLDPTPEQSPSSVEVGPIEVEQQPQQGYEAADEHQHFQNMQMQLPLCNDNATTMVGTETTDGNELAWSFCMDSGLTSFFSPEFPNVFDDMGFEDNVDSLFDLGNNKNAVGRKCLSDEASCVEVGDSSTTSVSCDGFSFWG
- the LOC107935533 gene encoding protein RBL, giving the protein MNAPIIDPLQGDFPEVIEEYLEHGLMKCIAFNRRGTLLAAGCSDGSCVIWDFETRGIAKELKDRDCSAAITSVCWSKYGHRILVSAADKSLTLWDVVSGQKVTRIVLQQTPLQARLHPGSSMPSVCLACPLSSAPVIVDFSTGDTTALPVTIPDMGNGVAPPSRNKFPDGAPYTLTAACFNKNGDLVYVGNSKGEILIIDHKNVKVLAMVPISSGAVVKNIVFSRNGQYLLTNSSDRIIRIYENILPLKDGLGALHDLNKTIKEEDTLENVKAVGFKCLVLFREFQDSITKTHWKAPCFSGDGEWVISASASKGEHKIYIWDRAGHLVKILEGPKEQLIDLAWHPVHPIIVSVSLTGLVYIWAKDYTENWSAFAPDFKELEENEEYVEREDEFDLVPETEKVKESDINEDDEVDIVTVEKDPFSDSDMSQDELCFLPATPCPDDPQQQDKFVGSSSKLIDSNHSGSPLSEENGQNGQNGQAAQNASSPLEEDTAGGNQLKRKRKLSEKGLELQAEKVRKPMKPLKSTGRLSKTKNKSVVDQDSGNGLYADDGSDDY